In a genomic window of Kaistia algarum:
- a CDS encoding GNAT family N-acetyltransferase, with product MTNPPLPIGDEVDTRPAARPSRTRLEGQHVALVPFGVADHARDLFDLSAGSENEGLFAYLAQGPFADMAAFEQYYAAAATKDDPLLFAIVETGSGRAVGHATFMRITPADRVVEVGNILYTPALQRTIGATEAMYLMARHAFEDLGYRRYEWKCNALNAPSRRAALRLGFTFEGIFRQHMIIKAHNRDTAWFSMLDHEWPHAKAAFEAWLDPLNFGPDGRQIRPLESLRA from the coding sequence ATGACCAACCCTCCGCTACCCATCGGCGATGAAGTCGATACGCGCCCGGCCGCACGTCCGTCGCGCACGCGTCTCGAAGGCCAGCACGTTGCGCTGGTCCCGTTCGGCGTCGCCGACCATGCGCGCGATCTGTTCGATCTATCGGCCGGCAGCGAGAATGAAGGGCTCTTCGCCTATCTCGCTCAGGGTCCCTTCGCGGATATGGCCGCCTTCGAGCAGTATTACGCCGCCGCCGCGACAAAGGACGACCCACTGCTCTTCGCGATCGTCGAAACCGGAAGCGGCCGTGCCGTTGGCCATGCGACTTTCATGCGCATCACGCCGGCCGACCGCGTCGTCGAAGTCGGCAACATCCTCTATACGCCGGCCCTGCAGCGCACGATCGGCGCGACGGAGGCGATGTATCTGATGGCCCGCCACGCCTTCGAGGACCTCGGCTACCGTCGCTACGAATGGAAATGCAACGCGCTCAACGCTCCCTCGCGCCGCGCCGCGCTGCGCCTCGGCTTCACCTTCGAGGGCATTTTCCGCCAGCATATGATCATCAAGGCCCATAACCGCGACACAGCCTGGTTTTCCATGCTCGACCATGAATGGCCGCACGCCAAGGCGGCCTTCGAAGCCTGGCTCGACCCGCTCAATTTCGGCCCCGACGGCCGCCAGATTCGCCCGCTGGAATCGTTGCGGGCCTGA